A genomic window from Bradyrhizobium lupini includes:
- a CDS encoding LysR family transcriptional regulator, with amino-acid sequence MAEPDLRDLDVFMAVARTRNFRRAAIDIRVSVSSLSQRLRDLEERLGVRLMNRTTRSVALTEAGDLLLSRLAPALRDVGDALDQVRGLREMASGLLRINAPPPAVDLVLAPMIGPFLKAYPQVDLEIVSESGFVDIVSAGFDAGVRYGEHLAQDMVAISLSGPQSYVVVASPDYLARRGKPEHPKDLLDHDCIRARYSSGVMHNWEFEKAGQLVKVDPPAKLISTNMGLSMRAALDGAGIWATLDGYVGEALKSGALVSLIQDWCEPFPGPFLYYPSRRQTPPALRAFIDFVADWRKRETRSK; translated from the coding sequence ATGGCTGAGCCCGACCTGCGTGATCTCGACGTCTTCATGGCGGTCGCCCGCACCCGCAATTTCCGGCGCGCGGCGATCGATATTCGCGTGTCGGTGTCGAGCCTTAGCCAGCGATTGCGGGACCTGGAGGAGCGCCTCGGCGTCCGCCTGATGAACCGCACCACCCGCAGCGTCGCCCTGACCGAGGCGGGCGATCTGCTGCTGTCGCGCTTGGCGCCGGCGCTGCGCGATGTCGGCGACGCCCTGGATCAGGTCCGCGGCCTGCGCGAGATGGCCTCGGGCCTCCTGCGCATTAACGCACCGCCGCCCGCGGTCGATCTCGTGCTGGCCCCCATGATCGGGCCGTTCCTTAAGGCCTATCCGCAGGTCGACCTCGAGATCGTTTCCGAGAGCGGGTTCGTCGATATCGTCAGCGCGGGCTTCGATGCCGGCGTACGTTATGGCGAGCATCTCGCGCAGGACATGGTCGCGATCTCGCTCAGCGGCCCGCAGAGCTATGTCGTGGTCGCTTCGCCCGATTACCTCGCGCGCCGCGGCAAGCCTGAGCATCCGAAGGATCTGCTCGACCACGATTGCATCCGCGCCCGCTACTCCAGCGGTGTCATGCACAATTGGGAGTTCGAGAAGGCCGGCCAGCTGGTGAAGGTCGATCCGCCGGCAAAGCTGATCTCGACCAACATGGGCCTTTCCATGCGCGCCGCGCTCGACGGCGCCGGCATCTGGGCGACGCTTGATGGTTATGTCGGCGAAGCCCTGAAGTCCGGCGCGCTCGTCAGTCTGATTCAGGATTGGTGCGAGCCGTTTCCCGGGCCGTTCCTGTACTATCCAAGCCGGCGACAAACGCCGCCGGCGCTGCGGGCCTTTATCGATTTCGTTGCCGACTGGCGCAAGCGCGAAACACGCAGCAAATAG
- a CDS encoding molybdopterin-synthase adenylyltransferase MoeB yields MLSPDELERYARHIVLRDVGGPGQAALKRASVLVIGAGGLGAPALMYLAAAGIGTLGVVDDDVVSLSNLQRQVIHTTPDIGRHKVESAAERISALNPHVRFVGHATWLNADNALSLIGDYDLVLDGSDNFSTRYLASDACFFAKRPLITAALGTFDGSLTTIRAHETNEQGEFNPTYRCLFPEAPPPGTVPACAEAGVMGALAGVMGSMMALEAIREIVGFGDGLVGRLLMIDARAMRFETLRYARDPANPLNGDGPVITDLSAHRT; encoded by the coding sequence ATGCTGAGCCCGGACGAACTCGAACGTTATGCCCGCCATATCGTGCTGCGCGATGTCGGTGGCCCCGGCCAGGCTGCGCTGAAGCGGGCCTCCGTGCTGGTGATCGGCGCCGGCGGGCTCGGTGCGCCCGCTTTGATGTATCTGGCGGCCGCCGGCATCGGTACGCTCGGCGTGGTCGATGACGACGTGGTGTCGCTGTCGAACCTCCAGCGCCAGGTCATTCACACCACGCCCGATATCGGCCGGCACAAGGTCGAGAGCGCGGCCGAACGGATCTCGGCGCTCAACCCGCATGTCCGCTTCGTCGGTCACGCCACCTGGCTCAATGCCGACAATGCGCTGTCGCTGATCGGGGACTATGACCTCGTGCTCGACGGCTCCGACAATTTCTCGACCCGCTATCTGGCCTCGGACGCCTGCTTCTTCGCCAAGAGGCCGCTGATCACGGCGGCGCTCGGCACCTTCGATGGCTCGCTGACCACCATCCGCGCGCATGAGACAAACGAGCAGGGCGAATTCAATCCGACCTATCGCTGCCTATTCCCGGAAGCGCCGCCGCCCGGGACCGTGCCGGCGTGCGCGGAAGCCGGCGTCATGGGCGCGCTCGCGGGCGTGATGGGCTCGATGATGGCGCTGGAGGCGATCCGCGAGATCGTCGGCTTTGGCGACGGCCTCGTCGGCCGCCTCCTGATGATCGATGCGCGCGCGATGCGCTTCGAGACGCTGCGTTACGCGCGCGATCCCGCCAATCCGCTCAATGGCGATGGGCCTGTGATCACCGATCTCAGCGCCCATCGCACTTGA
- a CDS encoding serine protease yields the protein MRSMLAATLMFAAATGANAQMTTPQLPGTKPKPVQTVPIRPPALQTPAATADAMAQAERLSLQSDLAWVGQYNGAITGDVSARLVEAIKEYQKAKGGKATGVLNPQERAALAETARRKQDSVGWKIVTEMTSGARLGIPSKLVPQQATDANGSKWTSPTGTVQVLLSRRKEANPTTAKLAEAEKKEPGRKVDYTVVKPDFFVLSGLQGLKKFYLRGTSRGDEVRIMTILYDQATENTVEPVVIAMSSAFNAFPSGPQAGPPPRKTVEYGTGIVVSDDGAILTDRLVTDSCLAITIAGYGSADRLAEDREHDLALLHIYGARGLEPLNLAAGAAKTSVDVIGIADPQSQGGAAGVSSLKATLASVGGGDSPLSPPPSVGFSGSPAIDGDGKFAGIALLKPAMVAGPATSVPASQAVMVSAETVRDFLKANGVAANGTSTDAKAAVVRVICVRK from the coding sequence ATGAGATCGATGCTTGCGGCAACACTGATGTTTGCGGCTGCGACAGGCGCGAACGCCCAGATGACGACACCGCAGCTTCCTGGCACCAAGCCGAAGCCGGTCCAGACCGTTCCGATCCGGCCTCCTGCATTGCAGACGCCGGCTGCGACGGCCGATGCCATGGCGCAGGCGGAGCGGCTGTCGCTGCAGTCCGACCTCGCCTGGGTCGGCCAGTATAACGGCGCCATCACCGGCGACGTCAGCGCGCGCCTGGTCGAGGCCATCAAGGAGTATCAGAAGGCCAAGGGCGGCAAGGCGACCGGCGTGCTCAATCCGCAGGAACGCGCAGCGCTCGCCGAGACCGCGCGCCGCAAACAGGACAGCGTCGGCTGGAAGATCGTGACGGAAATGACCAGCGGCGCGCGGCTCGGCATTCCCTCAAAGCTGGTGCCGCAGCAGGCGACCGACGCCAACGGCTCGAAATGGACCTCGCCCACTGGCACGGTGCAGGTTCTGCTCAGCCGCCGCAAGGAGGCGAACCCGACCACAGCCAAGCTTGCCGAAGCGGAGAAGAAAGAGCCGGGTCGCAAGGTCGACTACACCGTGGTAAAGCCCGACTTCTTCGTGCTGTCGGGTCTGCAGGGCCTGAAGAAATTCTATTTGCGCGGCACCTCCAGGGGTGACGAGGTCCGCATCATGACGATCCTCTACGATCAGGCGACCGAGAACACGGTCGAGCCGGTCGTGATCGCGATGTCGAGCGCCTTCAACGCGTTTCCGTCGGGGCCACAGGCGGGGCCGCCGCCACGCAAGACCGTCGAATATGGCACCGGCATTGTCGTCAGCGACGATGGCGCGATCCTCACGGACCGCCTCGTCACTGATAGCTGCCTCGCGATCACGATCGCCGGCTATGGCAGCGCCGACCGTCTCGCCGAGGACCGGGAACACGACCTCGCGCTGCTGCATATTTACGGCGCCCGCGGCCTGGAGCCCCTCAACCTCGCGGCCGGCGCAGCGAAGACGAGTGTCGATGTCATCGGTATCGCGGATCCGCAGAGCCAGGGCGGAGCCGCGGGTGTGTCGAGCCTCAAGGCTACGCTGGCATCCGTCGGTGGTGGCGATTCCCCACTCTCACCGCCACCGTCTGTCGGCTTCTCCGGCAGCCCCGCCATCGACGGCGACGGCAAGTTCGCCGGCATCGCACTATTGAAGCCGGCGATGGTTGCGGGCCCCGCGACGTCGGTGCCGGCGTCGCAGGCGGTGATGGTCTCCGCGGAGACGGTGCGCGATTTCCTGAAGGCGAACGGTGTCGCGGCGAACGGAACGTCCACAGATGCGAAAGCCGCTGTCGTGCGCGTGATCTGCGTGCGCAAGTAG
- the mutM gene encoding bifunctional DNA-formamidopyrimidine glycosylase/DNA-(apurinic or apyrimidinic site) lyase, with product MPELPEVETVRRGLQPVMEGAKILVAETRRPDLRFPFQPDFVARLKGQVVTGLGRRAKYLMADLASGDVLLMHLGMSGSFRVIKPDNEAAPGEFHYPRAKDSAHDHVLFRMSSGADIIFNDPRRFGYMKVIARSALDEEPLLRGIGPEPLGNEFDAAMLARSCAGKTTSLKAALLDQRVVAGLGNIYVCEALHRSHLSPRRIAATLSTKAGQRKGVAGGEPTDHAKRLVGAIHTVLNDAIKAGGSSLRDHRQTSGELGYFQHSFKVYDREGEKCTTPRCGGTVKRFTQNGRSTFWCPKCQK from the coding sequence ATGCCCGAATTGCCCGAAGTCGAGACCGTCCGCCGCGGCCTTCAGCCTGTCATGGAGGGTGCGAAAATCCTGGTCGCGGAGACCCGCAGGCCCGATTTGCGCTTTCCTTTCCAGCCGGATTTCGTGGCCCGACTGAAGGGGCAGGTCGTCACGGGGCTCGGCCGCCGTGCAAAATATCTCATGGCCGATCTCGCCTCCGGCGACGTGCTGTTGATGCATCTGGGCATGTCGGGTTCGTTTCGCGTCATCAAGCCGGACAACGAGGCGGCGCCGGGCGAGTTTCACTATCCGCGCGCCAAGGACTCCGCGCACGATCACGTGCTGTTTCGGATGTCCTCCGGCGCCGACATTATCTTCAACGATCCGCGCCGCTTCGGTTACATGAAAGTGATCGCGCGCAGCGCGCTCGACGAGGAGCCGCTGCTGCGCGGGATCGGGCCCGAGCCGCTTGGCAACGAATTTGACGCCGCGATGCTGGCGCGATCCTGCGCCGGCAAGACCACGAGCCTGAAAGCCGCGCTGCTCGATCAGCGCGTGGTCGCCGGGCTCGGCAATATCTATGTCTGCGAAGCCCTGCATCGCTCGCATCTGTCGCCGCGCCGGATCGCCGCGACGTTGTCGACCAAGGCCGGACAACGCAAGGGCGTTGCCGGGGGCGAGCCGACCGACCATGCAAAGCGACTGGTCGGCGCGATCCACACCGTGCTGAACGACGCCATCAAAGCCGGCGGCTCCAGCTTGCGCGACCATCGCCAGACCTCGGGTGAGCTCGGCTATTTCCAGCACTCCTTCAAGGTCTACGACCGTGAAGGCGAGAAATGCACCACGCCGCGCTGCGGCGGCACCGTGAAGCGTTTTACGCAGAATGGCCGATCGACGTTCTGGTGTCCGAAATGTCAGAAGTGA
- the ubiE gene encoding bifunctional demethylmenaquinone methyltransferase/2-methoxy-6-polyprenyl-1,4-benzoquinol methylase UbiE has product MDRPGETTHFGFRDVPLGDKQTLVNDVFHSVASRYDLMNDLMSGGLHRVWKDIMITALDPPRGDRRFALLDVAGGTGDISFRAAKGAGPGFHATVCDINSGMLEVGRERAAKRRLETQVDFVKGNAEALAFADRSFDAYTIAFGIRNVPRIDLALAEAYRVLKPGSRFLCLEFSTVEMPGLDRLYDLFSFKVIPPLGRMITGDAESYQYLVESIRKFPRPNAFADMIRNAGFARVNWQILSGGIVALHSGWRL; this is encoded by the coding sequence ATGGATCGGCCGGGCGAAACCACGCATTTTGGCTTCAGGGACGTCCCCCTGGGCGACAAGCAGACGCTGGTGAACGATGTGTTTCACAGCGTGGCGTCGCGCTATGATTTGATGAACGATTTGATGTCCGGTGGCCTGCATCGGGTCTGGAAGGACATCATGATCACCGCGCTCGACCCGCCGCGAGGCGACCGGCGGTTCGCGCTGCTCGACGTTGCCGGCGGCACCGGCGACATCTCGTTCCGCGCCGCCAAGGGCGCAGGCCCCGGCTTCCATGCCACCGTCTGCGACATCAATTCCGGGATGCTGGAGGTAGGCCGCGAGCGCGCCGCAAAGCGGCGTCTCGAGACCCAGGTCGATTTCGTCAAAGGCAATGCGGAAGCGCTCGCCTTCGCCGACCGCAGCTTCGACGCATATACGATCGCTTTCGGCATTCGCAACGTGCCTCGGATCGATCTCGCGCTGGCCGAGGCCTATCGCGTGCTCAAGCCAGGCAGCCGCTTCCTCTGCCTGGAATTCTCCACCGTCGAGATGCCCGGACTCGATCGTCTTTATGACCTGTTCTCGTTCAAGGTCATCCCGCCGCTCGGCCGCATGATCACGGGTGACGCCGAGTCCTACCAATATTTGGTCGAGTCGATCCGCAAGTTCCCAAGACCCAACGCCTTCGCCGATATGATCCGTAATGCCGGCTTCGCCCGCGTGAACTGGCAGATATTGTCCGGCGGCATCGTCGCACTGCATTCGGGCTGGCGTTTGTGA
- the ubiB gene encoding 2-polyprenylphenol 6-hydroxylase, with protein sequence MISAITHSARLMRAAFVFAREGVFGAVDPSLVPPPGQLALKLARIVERGGPKDGPRLSRALTRMGPAYLKLGQFLATRPDVVGVAMARDLESLQDRLPPFSQVEAEAVIATSLERPLTDVFASLSAPVAAASIAQVHRGEVLRDGIRKAVAVKVLRPNVAARFRRDLSDFFFVAYKAESYSSEARRLRLIEVINTMSRSVAMEMDLRLEAAALSEMAENTRDDPDFRVPTVDWDRTTHNVLTMEWIDGIALNDHKRLAESQVDLPDLGRKVIQSFLRHALRDGFFHADMHPGNLFLDDAGRLVAVDFGIMGRLGMKERRFLAEILLGFITRDYRRVAEVHFEAGYVPAHHSVENFAQAIRAIGEPIHNRTAEEISMARLLTLLLEVTGLFDMTTRPELILLQKTMVVVEGVARGFDPKLDIWKVADPVVREWIERNLGPIGRVQGAISGTGDLARILMRLPDIAARSVAVLEQLETMTREGIRLSPESIAAMGRSEGRKNRWRTVALWIIAATFIGILIAVRNL encoded by the coding sequence GTGATCTCTGCCATAACCCATAGTGCGCGCCTGATGCGCGCCGCGTTCGTATTCGCGCGCGAGGGCGTGTTCGGCGCCGTCGATCCCAGCCTGGTGCCGCCGCCCGGACAGCTCGCGCTGAAGCTTGCGCGCATCGTCGAACGGGGTGGCCCTAAGGACGGGCCCCGGCTGTCGCGCGCGCTGACCCGGATGGGCCCGGCCTATCTCAAGCTCGGGCAATTTCTGGCGACGCGCCCCGATGTGGTCGGCGTTGCCATGGCGCGTGATCTGGAAAGCCTGCAGGATCGCCTGCCGCCGTTTTCGCAAGTCGAAGCGGAAGCCGTGATCGCGACGTCGCTGGAGCGTCCGCTGACGGACGTATTCGCGAGCCTCAGTGCGCCGGTCGCAGCGGCCTCGATCGCACAGGTGCATCGCGGCGAAGTCTTGCGCGATGGCATCCGCAAGGCAGTCGCCGTGAAAGTGCTGCGCCCCAACGTGGCCGCACGCTTCCGCCGCGACCTCTCCGACTTCTTCTTCGTCGCATACAAGGCCGAGTCCTATTCGTCCGAAGCGCGGCGCCTGCGTCTCATCGAGGTCATAAACACCATGTCGCGCTCGGTCGCGATGGAGATGGACCTGCGCCTCGAGGCCGCGGCGCTGTCGGAGATGGCGGAGAACACGCGCGACGATCCTGATTTCCGCGTACCGACCGTGGACTGGGACCGCACCACGCACAACGTGCTGACGATGGAGTGGATCGACGGCATCGCGCTGAACGATCACAAGCGCCTGGCCGAGTCGCAGGTCGACCTGCCCGATCTCGGCCGCAAGGTGATTCAGAGTTTCCTGCGCCACGCGCTGCGCGACGGCTTCTTCCACGCCGACATGCACCCCGGCAATCTGTTCCTGGATGACGCGGGTCGCCTCGTCGCGGTTGATTTCGGCATCATGGGGCGGCTCGGCATGAAGGAGCGGCGCTTCCTCGCCGAAATCCTGCTCGGCTTCATCACCCGCGACTATCGTCGTGTGGCGGAAGTGCATTTCGAGGCAGGCTACGTCCCGGCGCATCACTCGGTCGAGAACTTCGCGCAAGCGATCCGCGCCATCGGCGAGCCCATTCACAACCGCACGGCGGAAGAGATCTCGATGGCGCGGCTGCTGACGCTGCTGCTCGAGGTCACCGGCCTGTTCGACATGACCACGCGGCCCGAGCTGATCCTGCTCCAGAAAACCATGGTGGTGGTCGAGGGCGTGGCACGCGGCTTCGATCCCAAGCTCGACATCTGGAAGGTCGCCGACCCCGTGGTGCGGGAATGGATCGAGCGCAATCTCGGTCCGATCGGCCGGGTCCAGGGCGCGATCTCCGGCACCGGCGATCTCGCGCGCATCCTGATGCGCCTGCCTGATATCGCCGCGCGCTCGGTTGCGGTGCTCGAACAGCTGGAGACCATGACCCGGGAGGGCATCCGGCTGTCGCCGGAGAGCATCGCGGCGATGGGCCGCAGCGAAGGCCGCAAGAACCGTTGGCGCACCGTGGCGCTCTGGATCATCGCCGCGACCTTCATCGGCATCCTGATCGCCGTCCGGAATCTTTGA
- the coaBC gene encoding bifunctional phosphopantothenoylcysteine decarboxylase/phosphopantothenate--cysteine ligase CoaBC, with amino-acid sequence MASLTIRKLDEGIKTYLRLRSAKNRRSVEEEVRVILGELIEGREEPLTPFTAPPAASATPMPQRTGAIPEASVTLIIGGGIAAYKSLDLIRRLKERRIEVRCVLTKAAQQFVTALAVSALSHERVYTDLFDPQSEFDAGHIRLARECDLIVVAPATADLMAKMANGHADDLASAILLATNRKVLLAPAMNPLMWNNAATRRNVAQLQRDGVMLIGPNSGEMAEAGEAGIGRMSESIEIAAATERLLRPPVPRPLAGKRVLITAGPTHEPIDPVRYIANRSSGKQGFAIAAAAQAAGAEVILVSGPVDLSDPQGVTVKHVESARQMLEQVRAALPADIAIFAAAVADWRVANEGEQKLKKTSAGMPPLQLVENPDILATIAKLTDQRPPLVIGFAAETEHLIDNAKSKLARKGCDWIVANDVSPATGVMGGDRNTVHLISRKSGEKDGELAVDSWPAMTKEQVAIELVAHIAKSVTGKSREPAS; translated from the coding sequence ATGGCGAGCCTGACCATTCGCAAGCTCGATGAAGGCATCAAAACTTACCTTAGGCTGCGCTCGGCCAAGAACCGCAGGTCGGTCGAGGAAGAGGTCCGGGTCATCCTCGGCGAGCTGATCGAGGGCCGCGAGGAGCCCCTGACGCCGTTCACGGCGCCGCCCGCGGCTTCCGCCACCCCGATGCCCCAACGCACCGGCGCCATTCCAGAAGCCAGCGTCACCCTGATCATCGGCGGCGGGATCGCAGCCTACAAATCGCTCGACCTGATCCGCAGGCTCAAGGAGCGGCGGATCGAGGTCCGTTGCGTGCTGACCAAGGCGGCGCAACAATTCGTCACGGCATTGGCCGTGAGCGCGCTCTCGCATGAGCGCGTCTACACCGACCTGTTCGATCCCCAGAGCGAGTTCGACGCCGGTCATATCCGGCTGGCGCGCGAGTGCGACCTGATCGTGGTGGCGCCTGCGACCGCGGATTTGATGGCCAAAATGGCCAACGGCCATGCCGACGATCTCGCCAGCGCCATCCTGCTTGCGACCAACCGCAAGGTCCTGCTCGCGCCGGCGATGAACCCGCTGATGTGGAACAACGCGGCGACGCGGCGCAATGTCGCGCAACTTCAACGCGACGGCGTGATGCTGATCGGGCCGAATTCCGGCGAGATGGCGGAAGCCGGTGAAGCCGGCATCGGTCGCATGTCCGAGTCGATCGAAATTGCGGCTGCCACCGAGCGACTGCTGCGGCCGCCGGTGCCGCGCCCCCTCGCCGGCAAGCGCGTGCTGATCACGGCTGGTCCGACCCACGAGCCGATCGATCCGGTGCGCTACATCGCCAACCGATCCTCCGGTAAGCAGGGCTTTGCGATCGCCGCCGCGGCACAGGCCGCGGGCGCCGAGGTAATCCTGGTCAGCGGCCCGGTCGATCTCAGCGATCCCCAGGGCGTGACAGTCAAGCATGTGGAATCGGCACGGCAGATGCTGGAGCAGGTGCGGGCCGCGCTCCCCGCTGACATCGCGATCTTCGCCGCCGCCGTCGCCGACTGGCGGGTCGCCAATGAAGGCGAGCAGAAGCTGAAGAAGACTTCGGCCGGCATGCCGCCGCTCCAGCTGGTCGAAAACCCCGACATCCTCGCGACGATCGCCAAGCTGACCGACCAGCGGCCGCCACTGGTGATCGGCTTTGCCGCCGAGACCGAGCACCTCATCGACAACGCCAAGTCGAAGCTTGCCCGCAAGGGCTGCGACTGGATTGTCGCCAACGACGTCTCCCCCGCAACCGGCGTCATGGGCGGGGACCGCAACACCGTGCACCTCATCAGCCGCAAGAGCGGTGAGAAGGATGGCGAGCTTGCAGTTGATTCCTGGCCGGCGATGACCAAGGAACAGGTCGCCATCGAACTGGTCGCGCATATCGCAAAGAGCGTGACCGGCAAATCCCGGGAGCCCGCATCTTGA
- the dut gene encoding dUTP diphosphatase gives MSTKVTVELQRLPHAEGLPLPAYQTNDAAGLDLMAAVPENEPLTLASGQYALVPTGLAIALPPGYEAQVRPRSGLAAKHGVTVLNSPGTIDADYRGEIKVILINHGQTAFVVKRGERIAQMVIAPMVQAALVPVSTLSATDRGTGGFGSTGR, from the coding sequence TTGAGCACCAAAGTCACCGTCGAACTGCAACGCCTGCCCCATGCGGAGGGGCTGCCGCTGCCGGCCTATCAGACCAATGATGCCGCCGGTCTCGACCTGATGGCGGCGGTGCCTGAGAACGAGCCGCTGACGCTCGCGTCCGGCCAATACGCGCTGGTGCCGACGGGACTCGCGATCGCGTTGCCGCCCGGCTACGAGGCGCAGGTGCGGCCGCGCTCCGGGCTTGCGGCCAAGCACGGCGTCACCGTGCTGAACTCACCGGGCACGATCGACGCGGACTATCGCGGCGAGATCAAGGTGATCCTGATCAACCACGGCCAGACCGCCTTCGTGGTCAAGCGCGGCGAGCGCATCGCGCAGATGGTGATCGCGCCAATGGTGCAGGCCGCGCTGGTTCCCGTGTCGACATTGTCCGCGACCGATCGCGGGACCGGCGGATTCGGCTCGACCGGCCGCTAA